Below is a genomic region from Tepidiforma bonchosmolovskayae.
GCGAGTTCTGGCTGGAGCGGCGGGCGGTCCGGCAGGAGGGGCAGCGGGTCGGCTCGTTCATGAGCCCCTTGTTCGCGTAGAACTCCTGCTCACCGGCGGTGAACACAAAGACGGTGCCGCAGTCGCGGCAGCTGATCTGCTTATCGGCAAACGCCAAGCTGAACTCCTGAATTCCGCACCATGCGGGTCTCAGATTCCATGGTAGCAGGTGGCAGGAAGGGATTGGAGGTCAGCCGCGGGCGGTGACGCCGGAGACGCGCTGGGGGTAGACGCGGATGATGACGCGGCCGTCGCGGCGGAGGCGCTCCTCGAAGCCGGCGGGCGGCTCCCACGCCGGGTCGCGGCGCATGGCGCGGTTAACGAGGACGTGGCCGGGGACGATGCCGTCGCGTTCGATGACGGCGCGGCCTTCGACGGTGACGAAGCGGTGGGGCGGCCCCTCATCGAGGGCGGTGACGGCGATGCGGGGGTCGCGGGCGAGGGTACGGGCTTTGAGGCGGTCGGCGGTGGTGCTGAAGATGATGGTGTCGCCGCCGACGGCGTAGAAGACGACGGAGCTGGAGGGCGAGCCGTCGGCGCGGAGGGTGGTTACGACCGCCCAGCGGAGCTGGCGGAGAAGCGCATCCTGTTCGGGTGTTCCAATCATTGGGGGGAGCCTCCGGGCGAAAGGGTCAGGCTGTGCGGCGCAGGAAGTCGAGGACGAGCGCGTTGAACGCGTCGGCGCGTTCGAAATAGACGGAATGGCCGGCGGCGGGGACGGCGACGTACTCGCCGCGGGGCAGGGCGCGGGCGAACGCTTCGACGGCGGCAGGCGGGACGACGATGTCCTCTTCGCCGGCGATGCAGAGGACGGGCAGGTCGAGGGCGGCAACGTCGGCGGGGGTGATGGTCCAGAGTTCGCCGAGCTGGCGGCGGAGAGCGTCCTTTTCGAGGGCGACGGCGAGGGCATCGATGCCGCGGTAGAGCCAGTGGAGTTCGGGCTGTTCGCGGGCCATCCGCTCGCCGGCGGCGGGGTGGATGCCGCGGGCGAAGAGGTCGGCCTCGAGGCCGGGGGGTTTGGCGGCCCACGCTGCGGCGGTTTCGGGCGACCAGAAGCCGCCGTGGGTGTCGCACATCACCAGCGCGCGGACCCGGCCGGGGTTGGCGAGGGCGT
It encodes:
- a CDS encoding TIGR03618 family F420-dependent PPOX class oxidoreductase gives rise to the protein MIGTPEQDALLRQLRWAVVTTLRADGSPSSSVVFYAVGGDTIIFSTTADRLKARTLARDPRIAVTALDEGPPHRFVTVEGRAVIERDGIVPGHVLVNRAMRRDPAWEPPAGFEERLRRDGRVIIRVYPQRVSGVTARG
- a CDS encoding alpha/beta fold hydrolase produces the protein MAWLERPGARIYYDLHGPADAPLVVFAHGLGGNHLSWWQQIPAFSRDFRCLVFAHRGFAPSTQDAPEPGARAFADDLAALIDAAAPGQPVRLVAQSMGGWSCLAYALANPGRVRALVMCDTHGGFWSPETAAAWAAKPPGLEADLFARGIHPAAGERMAREQPELHWLYRGIDALAVALEKDALRRQLGELWTITPADVAALDLPVLCIAGEEDIVVPPAAVEAFARALPRGEYVAVPAAGHSVYFERADAFNALVLDFLRRTA